From the Desulfarculaceae bacterium genome, one window contains:
- a CDS encoding cytochrome ubiquinol oxidase subunit I, with protein MSIALVAVVHVLISHGFAIGLLTLIVLMEQLALRRGDGELEDLAKHLLKPAVIIITAVGAVTGAGIWFTVSVLAPQGIGSMLRVFFWPWFIEWIAFTLEVLVLLPYYFLWERMRARRAGLHVALGWSYVAIAFCSAFLISGILGFMLTPDGWVQNQRLVSAFFNPTFWPQLALRFLGGLALGGLFCLGMVLFSRKPGAELRRRVMRLLGGWILAGGALAALAGWLYFSAVPRTYSVHKVFAVLTSHLSQEGWLLWLGNLLAVVIIAGAAAAALFRLRLAARLLIIPAMILAVGLVIEFERAREFIRGPYLMPGYMYASQVPLTRAEQVRRQGMLSQAAWYAAQPPGLEPRAPAGHALFMANCGVCHSIGGLNDIRDRLAGRTQPSVGVIVRRTEQMVPFMPAFAGTPDEALTMAAYLYELSGSRRSMEAVPPIGRKAGRHE; from the coding sequence ATGAGCATCGCACTGGTGGCGGTGGTGCATGTGCTGATCAGCCACGGATTCGCCATAGGCCTGTTGACTCTCATCGTGCTCATGGAGCAGCTGGCCCTGCGCAGGGGCGACGGCGAGCTGGAGGATCTAGCCAAGCATCTGCTCAAGCCGGCGGTGATCATCATCACCGCGGTGGGCGCGGTGACCGGGGCAGGCATCTGGTTCACGGTGAGCGTGCTGGCCCCTCAGGGCATCGGCTCCATGCTGCGGGTATTTTTCTGGCCCTGGTTCATCGAATGGATCGCCTTCACCCTGGAGGTCCTGGTGCTGCTGCCCTACTATTTTTTGTGGGAGCGCATGCGCGCCAGGCGGGCCGGACTGCACGTGGCCTTGGGCTGGTCCTACGTGGCCATCGCCTTCTGCTCGGCCTTCCTCATCTCCGGCATCCTGGGCTTCATGCTCACCCCGGACGGCTGGGTGCAGAACCAGCGCCTGGTATCGGCCTTTTTCAACCCCACCTTCTGGCCCCAGCTGGCCCTGCGTTTCCTGGGAGGACTGGCCCTGGGCGGGCTGTTTTGCCTGGGCATGGTGCTTTTCAGCCGCAAGCCCGGCGCCGAGCTGCGCCGGCGGGTGATGCGCCTGCTGGGCGGCTGGATATTGGCCGGAGGCGCCCTGGCCGCGCTGGCGGGCTGGCTTTATTTCAGCGCGGTGCCTCGCACCTATTCGGTGCACAAGGTTTTCGCGGTGCTCACCTCGCACCTGTCTCAGGAAGGCTGGCTGCTCTGGCTGGGCAACCTGCTTGCCGTGGTGATTATCGCCGGCGCGGCGGCGGCCGCCCTTTTCCGCCTGCGGCTGGCCGCCCGCCTCTTGATAATCCCGGCCATGATCCTGGCGGTGGGCCTGGTCATAGAGTTCGAGCGGGCCCGCGAGTTCATTAGGGGCCCCTACCTCATGCCAGGCTACATGTACGCCAGCCAGGTCCCCCTGACCCGCGCGGAGCAGGTCCGCCGCCAGGGCATGCTCTCCCAGGCCGCCTGGTACGCGGCCCAACCGCCGGGCCTGGAGCCGCGCGCCCCGGCCGGGCACGCCCTGTTCATGGCCAACTGCGGGGTGTGCCACAGCATCGGAGGCCTCAACGACATCCGCGACCGCCTGGCTGGGCGCACCCAGCCCTCGGTTGGGGTAATTGTGCGCCGCACCGAGCAGATGGTGCCCTTCATGCCCGCCTTCGCGGGCACCCCGGACGAGGCGCTGACCATGGCCGCCTACCTCTACGAGCTGTCCGGCTCGCGCCGCTCCATGGAAGCGGTGCCGCCCATCGGCCGGAAGGCGGGGCGGCATGAATAA
- a CDS encoding c-type cytochrome yields MNSRGILFALVLALVLIVGGAGLYAMMGSMAGPPVQRALMAGGSPGESLKASAVVFAPPRPQDAPADIREGVMLGYNILMDTQTYAKEYVGNQLNCRNCHFNAGRERNTLSLVGVAAKYPKYRKRRKYVTDLVTRTQGCFQRSMNGKTLPPEGRHMQAIMAYYHWISKGLPIYADIPWLGLKKLKSDHKPDKAQGQAVFAQVCSRCHGDGGQGTPIAPPLWGPQSFNDGAGMHKMKNFSAFTHHFMPKNNPTLSVAQALDVAAYATSQPRPHFEAGK; encoded by the coding sequence TTGAACTCTCGCGGCATCCTTTTCGCCCTTGTGCTGGCCCTAGTGCTCATAGTCGGAGGCGCCGGCCTATACGCCATGATGGGCAGCATGGCCGGTCCCCCGGTCCAGCGCGCGCTGATGGCGGGCGGCTCGCCGGGGGAAAGCCTCAAGGCCTCGGCGGTGGTCTTTGCCCCGCCCCGGCCCCAGGACGCCCCGGCCGACATCCGGGAGGGGGTCATGCTGGGCTACAACATCCTCATGGACACCCAGACCTACGCCAAAGAGTACGTGGGCAACCAGCTCAACTGCCGCAACTGCCACTTCAACGCCGGGCGGGAGCGCAACACCCTGTCCCTGGTGGGGGTGGCGGCCAAGTACCCCAAGTACCGCAAGCGCCGCAAATACGTCACCGACTTGGTGACCCGCACCCAGGGCTGCTTCCAGCGCAGCATGAACGGGAAGACCCTGCCGCCCGAAGGCAGGCACATGCAGGCCATCATGGCCTACTACCACTGGATCTCCAAGGGGCTGCCCATCTACGCCGACATCCCCTGGCTGGGCCTGAAGAAGCTCAAGAGCGACCACAAGCCGGACAAAGCCCAGGGCCAGGCCGTCTTCGCCCAGGTCTGCTCCCGCTGCCACGGGGACGGCGGCCAGGGCACCCCGATCGCCCCGCCCCTGTGGGGCCCCCAGTCTTTCAACGACGGAGCCGGCATGCACAAGATGAAGAACTTCTCGGCCTTCACCCATCATTTCATGCCTAAGAACAACCCCACCCTGAGCGTGGCCCAGGCCCTGGACGTGGCCGCCTATGCCACCAGCCAGCCGCGCCCACACTTCGAGGCGGGGAAGTAG
- a CDS encoding DUF302 domain-containing protein — translation MENLKKLAFRASVQASFDEALQMAKDALGEEGFGVLTEIDIQAALKKKLDQDFRKYIILGACNPPFALRALQADLEVGLLLPCNLIVYQDDQGGIQVAALNPVAALGVMDIPELDQVAQEVSERLRRVIGRIAA, via the coding sequence ATGGAAAACCTGAAAAAGCTAGCCTTCCGCGCCAGCGTGCAGGCCTCTTTTGATGAGGCGCTGCAAATGGCCAAGGATGCCCTCGGAGAAGAGGGCTTTGGCGTCCTGACCGAGATAGACATTCAGGCCGCTCTCAAGAAAAAACTGGATCAGGATTTCCGAAAATACATCATCCTTGGCGCCTGCAACCCACCCTTTGCGCTGAGGGCCTTGCAGGCCGATCTGGAGGTCGGCCTGCTTCTGCCCTGCAATCTCATTGTTTATCAGGACGATCAGGGGGGCATCCAGGTGGCTGCCCTTAACCCGGTCGCGGCACTGGGGGTGATGGATATTCCGGAGCTGGATCAGGTGGCTCAGGAAGTCTCGGAACGGCTGCGGCGGGTGATTGGGCGCATCGCTGCTTAG
- a CDS encoding Na+/H+ antiporter, with protein MNVETVLILLFSVAAGVAVAVRQLHLPYTVALVLGGLLLGIFNFFTPPHLTKELLFSVFLPGLLFEAAFHIEFREFWRNRSAVVSLAVPGVAAAVALTTIILVPVVNTLHLEQDFIWQYALVFGALIAATDPIAVVSVFRSLGAPRRLSMLLDSESLFNDGTAIVCFTLSISLVSGASITAGQLASNFFQIVIFGGLIGAAAGLAVSQILKHIDDAMIEITLTTVAAYGSFAIAEHFHYSGVIAVVVAGVLCGNYGARVGMTPSTRVAVEAFWEYVAFALNSIVFLLIGLELNLDALFSSWKVILVAYLAVTMGRGLIIFAVSGLLAKTRERLPWSWSVVLTWGGLRGALPMVLVLSLPLDFPHRDLLVTMTFGVVLISIMVNGTTVSPLLRWLGIVQGREHRAAYEFTRGKLQAASAALEELDRMSHVHFLQEEVRDCLREEYQKRMEEEQVQIGELDLDHEAIEADEFKWAHRHLLLTEKNHVIDSFQQGIIGQDVYDKLLADIDARLLRLESGEPKVIFSK; from the coding sequence TTGAATGTTGAGACGGTACTGATCCTGTTATTTTCGGTGGCGGCCGGGGTGGCTGTCGCGGTGCGCCAGTTGCACCTGCCCTATACCGTGGCTCTGGTCCTGGGCGGCCTGCTCCTGGGCATATTCAACTTTTTTACGCCTCCTCATCTGACCAAGGAGCTGCTCTTTTCGGTATTCCTGCCGGGTTTGCTGTTCGAAGCCGCATTCCACATAGAGTTTCGTGAGTTTTGGCGCAACCGCTCGGCCGTGGTTTCCCTGGCCGTACCGGGGGTGGCCGCGGCCGTGGCCTTGACCACGATCATCCTGGTCCCCGTGGTCAACACCCTGCATTTGGAGCAGGACTTCATATGGCAGTATGCCTTGGTGTTCGGCGCCCTCATCGCGGCCACCGACCCCATTGCCGTGGTGTCGGTTTTCCGAAGCCTCGGGGCGCCCCGGCGTTTGTCCATGCTGCTGGACAGCGAGAGCCTGTTCAATGACGGCACGGCCATCGTTTGTTTTACCCTGAGCATTTCCCTGGTGTCGGGCGCCAGCATCACGGCGGGGCAGCTGGCCTCTAATTTTTTCCAGATAGTCATCTTCGGCGGGCTGATCGGAGCGGCGGCGGGCCTGGCGGTCTCGCAAATCCTCAAACACATTGACGACGCCATGATCGAAATTACCTTGACCACGGTCGCGGCCTACGGCTCCTTCGCCATTGCAGAGCACTTTCACTACTCCGGCGTAATTGCGGTGGTGGTGGCCGGGGTGCTTTGCGGCAATTACGGCGCGCGAGTGGGCATGACCCCTTCCACCAGAGTCGCGGTGGAGGCCTTTTGGGAATACGTGGCCTTTGCCCTGAACTCTATCGTATTCCTGCTCATAGGCCTGGAATTGAACCTGGATGCCCTGTTCAGCTCCTGGAAGGTGATCTTGGTGGCCTATCTGGCCGTAACCATGGGACGTGGGCTGATTATATTCGCGGTATCGGGCCTGCTGGCCAAGACGCGGGAAAGGCTGCCTTGGTCCTGGAGTGTGGTCCTTACCTGGGGCGGGTTGCGGGGCGCTCTGCCCATGGTGCTGGTGCTCAGCTTGCCACTGGACTTTCCCCACAGAGACCTTTTGGTCACCATGACCTTTGGGGTGGTGTTGATATCTATTATGGTCAATGGCACCACGGTCTCTCCCCTGCTGCGCTGGCTGGGCATCGTGCAGGGGCGCGAGCATCGCGCGGCCTATGAATTTACCCGCGGAAAGTTGCAGGCGGCCAGCGCAGCCCTAGAGGAACTGGACCGCATGTCCCATGTGCATTTCCTCCAGGAAGAGGTGCGGGATTGCCTAAGAGAGGAATATCAAAAACGGATGGAGGAGGAGCAAGTCCAGATCGGTGAGTTGGACCTGGACCACGAGGCCATTGAGGCCGATGAGTTCAAGTGGGCGCACCGCCATCTGCTTTTGACTGAAAAGAACCATGTGATTGATTCATTTCAGCAAGGCATCATCGGGCAAGACGTTTACGATAAATTGCTGGCCGACATAGATGCCCGCCTTCTGCGCCTGGAGTCGGGCGAGCCAAAAGTAATTTTTTCAAAATGA
- a CDS encoding universal stress protein, producing MRILVALDQDTRSAHTLSQVSRLLVNTWANVTLLGVIPHKSDEGGVPPEFADTMHQYHRSVLQGFSAEDLPYAPAGGDYEMVEISPGLFEKSGSADGGIKELTVRVRVGNPAQTILEEAQDCGSDLIVLHGDMDSQQKIATNADCSVLIVKEEKDTGRILCFLEDDLLSQKSLELVTQMAVLYKAEVEIAGLTDKHLAEDKIEKKLDWLMHYFNRKGIQPWIQLVALSLLEQFVLKEDHWSLVTMWMGETSIFKRLFSVNKVAKLLASRRSSVLLLR from the coding sequence ATGAGAATTCTTGTAGCCCTAGATCAGGACACACGAAGCGCCCATACCCTTAGCCAGGTCTCCCGGCTTTTGGTCAACACCTGGGCCAATGTCACTCTCTTGGGCGTCATACCCCACAAATCCGATGAGGGCGGCGTGCCCCCGGAATTCGCCGATACCATGCATCAATACCACCGGTCAGTCTTGCAGGGGTTCTCCGCCGAGGACCTGCCCTATGCCCCGGCCGGCGGTGACTACGAAATGGTGGAGATCAGCCCCGGCCTCTTTGAAAAGTCGGGCAGCGCCGATGGCGGCATCAAGGAGCTGACGGTCCGGGTGCGGGTGGGCAACCCGGCCCAGACGATCCTGGAAGAGGCCCAGGACTGCGGCAGCGACCTGATAGTCCTGCACGGCGACATGGACAGCCAGCAGAAGATCGCCACCAACGCCGATTGCTCGGTCCTTATCGTCAAGGAGGAAAAGGATACGGGCAGAATCCTCTGCTTCCTGGAGGACGACCTGCTCAGCCAGAAGTCCCTCGAGCTGGTCACCCAGATGGCGGTCCTGTACAAGGCGGAGGTCGAAATTGCAGGCCTGACCGACAAGCACTTGGCGGAGGACAAGATCGAGAAAAAGCTGGATTGGCTGATGCACTACTTCAACCGCAAGGGGATTCAGCCCTGGATCCAGCTTGTGGCCCTGTCCTTGCTGGAGCAATTTGTCCTAAAGGAAGACCACTGGAGCCTGGTGACCATGTGGATGGGCGAGACCTCGATCTTCAAACGGCTTTTCTCGGTGAACAAGGTGGCCAAGCTTCTGGCAAGCCGCAGGTCGTCGGTCCTCCTTCTGCGCTAG
- a CDS encoding response regulator: protein MSLKILILDDETIVGERLQASLEKDGHSLEAFTSPHEAIDALNEKVFDIVVTDIRMDDIDGIKILELVRDKSPRTKVIMITGYATLEVARESLTKGAFDFIAKPFKIKEIRGAIEKAAQALQMEDGG from the coding sequence ATGTCTTTAAAAATACTGATCCTGGACGATGAGACCATTGTGGGAGAGCGGCTCCAGGCATCGCTGGAAAAAGACGGCCATTCGCTGGAAGCCTTCACCAGCCCCCACGAGGCCATAGATGCGCTTAATGAAAAAGTGTTCGATATCGTGGTCACCGACATCCGCATGGATGATATCGACGGCATCAAAATCTTGGAACTGGTCAGAGACAAGAGCCCGCGGACCAAGGTCATCATGATCACCGGCTACGCCACCCTGGAGGTGGCCCGGGAGTCCCTGACCAAGGGGGCCTTTGACTTCATCGCCAAGCCATTCAAGATCAAGGAGATCAGGGGCGCCATCGAAAAAGCGGCCCAGGCCCTGCAAATGGAAGATGGAGGTTGA
- a CDS encoding sulfite exporter TauE/SafE family protein, whose product MDYLLANFIQIDLSTALQVVLLGFIGGVLSGFIGSGGAFFMTPGMMNLGINGVVSVASNITHKFGKAMVGSHKHGKAGNVDKKLALFMLITAVIGIQVAVLINSFLFKEGSGHGAAKGAGANLYISLVFAVILSVVAISMIKDVMGSKKDSNGRDTGPSRKIADAMAKITIPPVIHFKVADTKVSLWVLLPCGIATGYLAGTIGVGGFIGVPAIIYVFGVPTAVAAGTELYLAMFMGAYGALSYAFQGFVDIRLTMLLYLGSLVGIYLGVYGVKVVNEKYIRMVTSLIILLCVVSRGIAIPMYLRQLGIMDFDPSYDAYFNLISKFFLFASGISGCLVILFNVGRSYIQRRGIQKTLMVVNPDG is encoded by the coding sequence ATGGATTACCTTCTCGCAAACTTCATCCAAATAGATCTTTCCACCGCCTTGCAGGTGGTGCTGCTCGGCTTTATCGGCGGCGTGCTGAGCGGGTTCATCGGCAGCGGCGGCGCCTTCTTCATGACCCCGGGCATGATGAACCTGGGCATCAACGGCGTGGTGTCGGTGGCCAGCAACATCACCCACAAGTTCGGCAAGGCCATGGTCGGCTCCCACAAACACGGCAAGGCCGGCAACGTGGACAAGAAACTGGCCCTGTTCATGCTCATCACCGCGGTGATCGGCATCCAGGTGGCCGTGCTCATCAACAGCTTTCTTTTCAAGGAAGGCAGCGGCCACGGCGCGGCCAAGGGCGCCGGAGCCAACCTGTACATCAGCCTGGTCTTCGCGGTCATCCTCTCGGTGGTCGCGATCTCCATGATCAAGGACGTGATGGGCTCCAAGAAGGACAGCAATGGACGCGACACGGGGCCGTCCCGCAAAATCGCTGACGCCATGGCCAAGATCACCATTCCCCCGGTGATCCATTTCAAGGTGGCTGACACCAAGGTCAGCCTGTGGGTCCTGTTGCCCTGCGGCATCGCCACCGGCTACCTGGCCGGGACCATCGGGGTGGGGGGATTCATCGGGGTGCCGGCAATCATCTACGTGTTCGGGGTCCCCACCGCGGTGGCCGCGGGCACCGAGCTCTACTTGGCAATGTTCATGGGCGCCTACGGGGCCCTGAGCTACGCCTTTCAGGGCTTCGTGGACATCCGCTTGACCATGCTGTTGTACCTGGGCTCCCTGGTGGGGATCTATCTGGGGGTCTACGGGGTGAAGGTGGTCAATGAAAAATACATTCGCATGGTGACCAGCCTCATCATCCTGCTCTGCGTGGTGAGCCGGGGCATCGCCATCCCCATGTACCTGCGGCAGTTGGGGATCATGGACTTCGACCCCTCCTATGACGCCTATTTCAACCTGATCAGCAAGTTCTTCCTGTTCGCCAGCGGAATCTCCGGATGCCTGGTGATCCTGTTCAACGTCGGCCGCTCCTACATCCAGAGGAGGGGCATCCAGAAAACCCTCATGGTGGTCAATCCGGATGGATAG
- a CDS encoding cytidylate kinase-like family protein, with amino-acid sequence MVSVLAQKVAEKTGWPLYSRAQLAEEAHTQGIKLSRLEASIIKSPIVSEKLAWEKEIYLSFVTDMLSKKIKDQNLIYTGRAAHLLFPGVKNVLRVGVNVPMETRVDIVSQQLNLNPGKALDYLQSLDADIMKWVHYVHRADLRDISNYDLLLNLENLSLANASAILMQMAELPEYRLTEESVSHMDDLHTAARATLHLAFNKETANLNLGVKASGKVVTVTYLPRQKKVAESVSRVLGSLDECHGHVCTMAETNILYLSEHFDPKTDDFVQITKLAKRWGAAVELLRLVPPKEGQPFFQEAAGPEPRPTHGAYTGGVEDDGPEVSSDDGGLENTIEELVAMGRSAGGVTIAGGQHEVIDTLRDNDNYSLVVLGDLFLAKGPQASTRLTRELGLAIHERMKTPVIKIDELKSQFLFGAKQAFKLLGFTALAVLIYGLVFTHQEPIMNFLGGATHDHWKWVAAVSVALFVPLVAYTYGTISGLLLKLVNID; translated from the coding sequence ATGGTCAGCGTCCTGGCGCAGAAAGTGGCCGAGAAAACCGGGTGGCCCCTGTACTCGCGGGCCCAGCTCGCCGAGGAGGCCCACACCCAGGGGATCAAGCTGAGCCGCCTGGAAGCCTCCATAATCAAGTCCCCCATAGTCTCGGAAAAGCTGGCCTGGGAAAAGGAAATCTACCTTTCCTTCGTCACCGACATGCTCAGCAAGAAAATCAAGGACCAAAACTTGATTTACACCGGCCGGGCGGCCCACCTGCTCTTTCCTGGTGTGAAAAACGTCCTGCGCGTGGGCGTCAACGTGCCCATGGAAACCCGGGTGGACATCGTCTCCCAACAACTGAACCTCAACCCGGGCAAGGCCCTGGACTACTTGCAATCGTTGGACGCGGACATCATGAAATGGGTGCACTACGTCCATCGCGCCGACCTGCGGGACATCTCCAACTACGACCTCCTGCTCAACCTGGAAAACCTCAGCCTGGCCAACGCATCCGCAATATTGATGCAGATGGCCGAGCTGCCGGAGTACCGCCTCACCGAAGAGAGCGTGAGCCACATGGACGACCTCCACACGGCCGCCCGGGCCACGCTTCATTTGGCCTTCAACAAAGAAACCGCCAACCTGAACCTGGGGGTAAAGGCCAGCGGCAAGGTGGTGACGGTGACCTATTTGCCGCGCCAGAAAAAGGTGGCCGAGTCGGTTTCGCGGGTATTGGGCTCCCTGGACGAGTGTCACGGCCACGTTTGCACCATGGCGGAGACCAACATCCTGTACCTGTCGGAACACTTCGACCCCAAGACCGATGACTTCGTGCAGATCACCAAGCTCGCCAAGAGGTGGGGGGCCGCCGTCGAGCTGCTCCGGCTCGTCCCGCCCAAGGAAGGCCAGCCCTTCTTCCAGGAGGCGGCAGGCCCGGAGCCTCGCCCGACCCACGGCGCCTACACTGGGGGGGTGGAAGACGACGGGCCCGAGGTGAGCAGCGACGACGGCGGCCTGGAAAACACCATCGAGGAGCTGGTGGCCATGGGGCGCTCGGCAGGCGGGGTCACCATCGCCGGGGGGCAGCACGAGGTCATAGACACCCTCCGGGACAACGACAACTACTCGCTGGTGGTCCTGGGCGACCTGTTCCTGGCCAAGGGGCCCCAGGCCAGCACCCGCCTTACCCGCGAGCTGGGGCTGGCCATCCATGAAAGGATGAAAACCCCGGTCATCAAGATCGACGAGCTCAAGTCGCAGTTCCTTTTCGGGGCCAAGCAGGCCTTCAAGCTGCTGGGCTTCACCGCGCTGGCCGTGCTCATCTACGGCCTGGTCTTCACCCACCAGGAGCCCATCATGAACTTCCTGGGCGGCGCGACCCACGATCATTGGAAGTGGGTGGCCGCCGTCTCGGTGGCCCTGTTCGTGCCCTTGGTGGCCTACACCTACGGGACCATATCCGGGCTGCTCCTTAAGCTGGTGAATATCGACTGA
- a CDS encoding sigma-54 dependent transcriptional regulator, whose amino-acid sequence MSQGKILHKARVAIIDDEAITRREIQRGLSKTLHTVETFGDGESALKAMAAEHYDLVFCDLRLPGMSGLDVVRDIKTHHPTTEVIVFTGYGSIDTAVEAIQAGAFHFLAKPVKVKELSALALRALEKVALVQERDDLKKSLAAYSRQQYIIGHSQAMQDVLSVVKKVCSLNCNVLVQGESGTGKELVARAIHFLGSRRENPFIAFSCGGFSEELIANELFGHEKGAFTGALNTKIGLLESADKGTLFLDEIEIMPGSMQVKLLRFIQERTLIRVGGTKQIPLDVRIIAAGNKNLKAATDENRFREDLYFRLNVVSIELPPLRDRRGDIPLLINHFIKKYNQQFGMSVSAVDQKVVEIFNQYPFPGNVRELENIIERAIALSDHKTITPKDLPDDLFNFAIEDIKPETWQTLQDNEKEHIRRVLIETGYNKSKAAEILKVPRTTLWRKIKQYALDPSPK is encoded by the coding sequence ATGAGCCAGGGCAAGATTCTGCATAAAGCCAGGGTCGCCATAATCGATGACGAAGCCATAACCCGGAGGGAAATCCAGCGGGGCCTGTCCAAGACTCTGCACACCGTCGAGACCTTTGGGGACGGCGAATCGGCCTTGAAAGCAATGGCCGCCGAGCACTATGACCTGGTCTTCTGCGACCTCAGGTTGCCGGGCATGAGCGGGCTTGACGTGGTCAGGGATATCAAAACCCACCATCCCACCACCGAAGTCATCGTGTTCACCGGTTACGGCTCCATCGACACCGCGGTGGAGGCCATCCAGGCCGGAGCGTTTCATTTTTTGGCCAAGCCGGTGAAGGTCAAGGAGCTGAGCGCCCTGGCCTTGCGCGCCCTGGAAAAGGTAGCCCTGGTTCAGGAACGGGACGACCTCAAGAAGTCCCTGGCCGCCTACTCCCGCCAGCAGTACATCATCGGGCACAGCCAGGCCATGCAGGATGTCTTGTCCGTGGTCAAGAAGGTGTGCTCGCTCAATTGCAATGTCTTGGTTCAGGGGGAGAGCGGAACCGGCAAGGAGCTGGTCGCCCGGGCCATCCACTTTCTCGGCTCCCGGCGCGAGAACCCCTTTATCGCCTTTTCCTGCGGGGGGTTTTCCGAGGAGCTCATCGCCAATGAGCTATTCGGACACGAAAAAGGAGCCTTCACCGGCGCGCTGAACACCAAGATCGGCCTGCTGGAGTCGGCCGACAAGGGCACCCTATTTCTCGACGAGATCGAGATCATGCCGGGCAGCATGCAGGTCAAACTCCTGCGTTTCATTCAGGAACGCACCTTGATTCGGGTAGGAGGCACCAAGCAGATCCCGCTCGACGTAAGGATCATCGCGGCCGGGAACAAGAACCTAAAGGCCGCCACGGACGAAAATCGCTTCCGGGAGGACCTTTACTTCCGGCTCAATGTGGTGTCCATCGAGCTGCCTCCCCTGCGGGACCGCAGGGGCGACATCCCCCTGCTCATCAACCACTTCATTAAAAAATACAACCAGCAGTTCGGGATGTCCGTTTCGGCGGTTGACCAAAAAGTTGTCGAAATATTTAATCAATACCCCTTCCCCGGCAATGTGCGCGAGCTGGAGAACATCATCGAGCGGGCCATCGCCCTTTCCGACCACAAGACCATCACCCCCAAGGACCTGCCGGACGATTTGTTCAACTTCGCCATCGAGGACATCAAGCCGGAGACCTGGCAGACCCTGCAGGACAACGAGAAGGAACACATTCGCCGCGTGCTGATCGAAACCGGCTACAACAAAAGCAAGGCGGCGGAGATCCTCAAGGTCCCTCGAACGACCCTGTGGCGCAAAATCAAACAGTACGCCCTCGACCCTTCCCCCAAATAA